One segment of Sphingomonas qomolangmaensis DNA contains the following:
- a CDS encoding flagellar basal body P-ring protein FlgI — protein MLRAFVTALLLTLFAAQPALAAERVKDIGRFQGIRSNQLTGYGIVVGLPGSGDDNLEYTVQSMKGVTARFGFQLPPGINPSLKNSAVVMITAELPAFAKPGQRIDITVSSMGRAKSLRGGSLILTPLLGADGQIYAMAQGNLAVGGLGAEGADGSKIVVNVPSTGRIPDGATVERAVETGFATAPTLTFNLARADFTTAQRVAAVINGRFGTMRARAIDAVSVSVSAPPGADVRTMLMSDIENLTVDSAEAAARVIVNARTGTVVINSAVRVSPAAVTHGKLTVRIDEAQRVIQPAPFSQGETAVEQQSAIGVEEEVKPMFLLDPGPKLADVVKAVNAIGASPADLVAILEALKEAGALKAELVIL, from the coding sequence ATGCTTCGCGCCTTCGTCACTGCCCTGCTTCTCACCCTCTTCGCCGCCCAACCCGCGCTCGCCGCCGAGCGAGTCAAGGATATCGGTCGCTTCCAGGGAATCCGATCGAACCAGCTGACCGGCTATGGCATCGTCGTAGGGCTGCCCGGCAGCGGTGACGACAATCTCGAATATACCGTCCAGTCGATGAAGGGCGTCACCGCGCGCTTCGGCTTTCAGCTGCCACCGGGGATCAACCCCAGCCTCAAGAACAGCGCGGTCGTCATGATCACCGCCGAGCTGCCCGCCTTTGCCAAGCCCGGCCAGCGGATCGACATCACCGTGTCGTCGATGGGGCGCGCCAAGAGCCTGCGCGGCGGATCGCTGATCCTGACGCCCTTGCTCGGTGCCGATGGCCAGATCTATGCGATGGCGCAGGGTAATCTCGCGGTCGGCGGATTGGGCGCCGAGGGTGCCGACGGATCGAAGATCGTCGTCAATGTTCCCTCGACCGGCCGGATCCCCGATGGGGCGACGGTCGAGCGCGCGGTCGAAACCGGGTTCGCGACCGCACCTACGCTCACCTTCAACCTGGCGCGCGCCGATTTCACCACCGCGCAGCGCGTGGCGGCGGTGATCAACGGCCGCTTCGGGACCATGCGCGCACGCGCGATCGATGCGGTGTCGGTGTCGGTGTCGGCACCGCCGGGCGCCGACGTCCGCACGATGCTGATGAGCGACATCGAGAACCTCACCGTCGATTCGGCCGAGGCGGCGGCGCGGGTGATCGTCAACGCGCGCACCGGCACCGTCGTGATCAACTCGGCGGTGCGCGTGAGCCCGGCGGCGGTAACACACGGTAAACTAACGGTACGTATAGACGAGGCCCAGCGGGTGATTCAGCCCGCGCCGTTCAGCCAAGGCGAGACCGCGGTCGAACAGCAAAGCGCGATCGGGGTCGAAGAAGAAGTGAAGCCGATGTTCCTGCTCGATCCCGGACCCAAGCTCGCCGACGTCGTCAAGGCGGTGAACGCGATCGGCGCGTCGCCCGCCGATCTGGTCGCGATCCTCGAAGCCTTGAAGGAAGCCGGCGCGCTGAAGGCCGAGCTCGTCATCCTGTGA
- a CDS encoding rod-binding protein: protein MTIPAVQLPGVNQPTVSTDTGRLATRDNLDKAGQQFESLFVGMMLKSMRSANLGESLFESNALDQFRDMQDQQTAKAMAAHAPLGIGKAMTDFLAKSVPAEAGASPTPPSAASGGPST from the coding sequence GTGACGATCCCCGCCGTCCAGCTTCCGGGCGTCAACCAGCCGACGGTGTCGACCGACACCGGCCGGCTGGCGACGCGCGACAATCTGGACAAGGCGGGGCAGCAGTTCGAGAGCCTGTTCGTCGGCATGATGCTCAAATCGATGCGCTCGGCCAATCTGGGCGAATCGCTGTTCGAATCGAACGCGCTCGATCAGTTTCGCGACATGCAGGATCAGCAGACCGCCAAGGCGATGGCAGCGCACGCGCCGCTGGGAATCGGCAAGGCGATGACCGATTTCCTCGCGAAGTCGGTGCCCGCGGAGGCAGGGGCATCGCCCACGCCGCCGAGCGCTGCTAGCGGCGGGCCGTCGACATGA
- the flgL gene encoding flagellar hook-associated protein FlgL translates to MIRVSTSQFYARSTSQMGALSVTADQLQTQIATGKRIAAPSDDAAGYQQLSTLKQATADDVGAKANIVLAQGVLDQSDTALAAIEEQLQRAKELALQASSGTLSAEDRKAIATSVDDIIDDVFTLANTRDVRGQAIFGGGGAEAFARAADGTISYVGGAGAGAIPIGSGGDIQVTEAGDRALGDLFASLGAMAAALREGESPEGAIDALGGALDTVIASRASVGARGFRLDIEMGRLADVAVDREAARGGIEDLDMSAAITELQKTLTILQATQGSFTKLSSLSLFDYLR, encoded by the coding sequence ATGATTCGAGTTTCCACCAGCCAATTCTACGCGCGCTCGACCAGCCAGATGGGCGCGCTCAGCGTTACCGCCGACCAGTTGCAGACGCAGATCGCCACCGGCAAGCGGATCGCCGCGCCGTCGGACGACGCCGCGGGCTATCAGCAATTGTCGACGCTCAAGCAAGCCACCGCCGACGATGTCGGCGCGAAGGCCAATATCGTGTTGGCGCAGGGTGTGCTCGATCAGTCGGACACCGCGCTCGCGGCGATCGAGGAACAGCTCCAGCGCGCCAAGGAACTTGCGCTGCAGGCGAGCAGCGGCACGCTGTCGGCCGAGGATCGCAAGGCGATCGCGACGTCGGTCGACGACATCATCGATGATGTCTTCACGCTGGCCAATACGCGCGACGTGCGCGGCCAGGCGATCTTCGGCGGCGGCGGTGCCGAGGCATTTGCGCGCGCTGCCGACGGCACGATCTCCTATGTCGGCGGCGCCGGCGCCGGCGCGATCCCGATCGGCAGCGGCGGCGACATCCAGGTGACCGAAGCGGGCGACCGCGCGCTCGGCGACCTGTTCGCCTCGCTCGGCGCGATGGCGGCGGCGCTGCGCGAGGGCGAATCTCCCGAGGGCGCGATCGACGCGCTCGGCGGCGCGCTCGACACGGTCATCGCCAGCCGCGCGAGCGTCGGCGCGCGCGGCTTCCGGCTCGATATCGAAATGGGCCGGCTCGCCGATGTCGCGGTCGATCGCGAGGCGGCGCGGGGCGGGATCGAGGATCTCGACATGAGCGCCGCGATCACCGAGCTGCAAAAGACGCTGACGATCCTGCAGGCGACGCAGGGCAGCTTCACCAAGCTGTCGAGCCTCAGCCTGTTCGACTATCTACGCTGA
- the motA gene encoding flagellar motor stator protein MotA, with the protein MFVLIGFVVLIVMVFGGFALTGGALGPVMHALPHEMLIIGGAAVGALIIGNSMLEIKALGSGFMKVVKGPKYKKQDYLDAIFLVSKLMKMLRVEGPIALEPHVEDPKSSAVFAEYPRLLADQTLTNLIADTLRLVVVSSGTLDVHAVEDVMDNSIKTHHHEVQSPQTTLQGLADALPALGIVAAVLGVVKTMGSIDKPPEILGGMIGSALVGTFLGVLLAYGIVGPLATRLQQVIDADAAIYHTIKQIIIASLHGHPQPLVIEAARSGIAHHNQPGFAEVFDGLRGR; encoded by the coding sequence ATGTTCGTTTTGATTGGGTTCGTCGTGCTGATCGTGATGGTGTTCGGCGGGTTCGCACTCACCGGCGGCGCGCTCGGCCCGGTGATGCACGCGCTGCCGCACGAGATGCTGATCATCGGCGGCGCCGCGGTCGGCGCGCTGATCATCGGCAACTCGATGCTCGAGATCAAGGCGCTGGGCAGCGGCTTCATGAAGGTGGTCAAGGGCCCCAAATACAAGAAGCAGGACTATCTCGACGCGATCTTCCTGGTCAGCAAGCTGATGAAGATGCTGCGCGTCGAGGGGCCGATCGCGCTCGAGCCGCATGTCGAGGATCCCAAGTCATCGGCGGTGTTCGCCGAATATCCCCGCCTCCTCGCCGACCAGACGCTCACCAACCTGATCGCCGATACGCTGCGGCTGGTGGTGGTGTCGTCGGGCACGCTCGACGTCCACGCGGTCGAGGACGTGATGGATAACTCGATCAAGACGCACCACCACGAAGTGCAGAGTCCGCAGACGACGCTGCAGGGGCTCGCCGATGCGCTGCCCGCGCTCGGCATCGTCGCGGCGGTGCTGGGGGTGGTCAAGACGATGGGGTCGATCGACAAGCCACCCGAGATCCTGGGCGGGATGATCGGATCGGCGCTGGTGGGGACGTTCCTTGGCGTGCTGCTGGCCTATGGCATCGTCGGGCCGCTCGCGACGCGGTTGCAGCAGGTGATCGATGCCGATGCCGCGATCTATCACACGATCAAGCAGATCATCATCGCCTCGCTCCACGGCCATCCGCAGCCGCTGGTGATCGAAGCCGCGCGCAGCGGGATCGCGCACCACAACCAGCCCGGCTTCGCCGAGGTGTTCGACGGGCTGCGGGGACGCTAA
- the flgK gene encoding flagellar hook-associated protein FlgK, producing the protein MSDMLSIAASGVRAYQSALTTTSENIANAGTLGYARRAAALGEVNASDSSLLNGGAQAGQGVLVTGIDRAADAFRNAEVRTAGSDLARTEAGLVWLERIEGALTASKLDERLAAFFNAGQNLAADPAASGLRAVMLEQAAGLASAFRSTGAALEAAGADLTGQADATVGEINSLAKALGTVNSGLGRTGAGSAGHAGLLDERDRLLEQMSVLVDVGAEFDAAGRATLRIGGPSGPVLVAGDEAGSVTFATNSEGAASIAVHRAGERANAPVNGGELAGIIDGAQRIAAARSATDTIAAQFVAGVNAVQAGGRDPAGNPGAAMFAGETAASVTMVLADPKGIAAAGVGAGPRDNGNLKALADLRTSGGFETTLTDMVVGNGAAISGRRSVAQAQSAIQSSAVASRDSISGVNLDEEAVNLMRFQQAYQASSRVIQVARETIQSILDIR; encoded by the coding sequence ATGAGCGACATGCTCTCGATCGCCGCCAGCGGCGTGCGTGCCTACCAAAGCGCGCTGACCACCACGTCTGAGAACATCGCCAACGCCGGCACCCTCGGCTACGCGCGCCGTGCGGCGGCGTTGGGCGAAGTCAACGCCTCGGACAGCAGCCTGTTGAACGGTGGCGCACAGGCGGGGCAGGGGGTGCTGGTCACCGGCATCGACCGCGCCGCCGACGCCTTTCGCAACGCCGAAGTGCGCACCGCGGGCAGCGACCTGGCGCGCACCGAAGCCGGATTGGTCTGGCTCGAACGGATCGAGGGCGCGCTGACCGCCTCGAAGCTCGACGAACGCCTCGCCGCCTTCTTCAACGCCGGCCAGAATCTCGCCGCCGATCCCGCCGCCAGCGGGCTGCGCGCGGTGATGCTCGAACAGGCTGCCGGGCTCGCCTCGGCATTCCGCAGCACCGGCGCTGCGCTCGAGGCCGCTGGCGCCGATCTGACTGGTCAGGCCGACGCGACAGTGGGCGAAATCAATTCGCTGGCAAAGGCGCTGGGAACGGTCAATTCGGGGCTCGGCCGCACCGGTGCGGGCAGCGCCGGCCATGCCGGTTTGCTCGACGAACGCGATCGGCTGCTCGAACAGATGAGCGTTTTGGTCGATGTCGGTGCCGAATTCGACGCCGCTGGGCGCGCGACGCTCCGCATCGGTGGGCCTTCGGGACCGGTGCTGGTCGCCGGCGACGAAGCGGGCAGCGTCACCTTCGCCACCAACAGCGAAGGCGCCGCCTCGATCGCGGTGCACCGCGCGGGCGAACGCGCCAACGCCCCGGTCAATGGCGGCGAGCTCGCCGGGATCATCGACGGCGCGCAGCGGATCGCCGCGGCGCGCAGCGCGACCGACACGATCGCGGCGCAGTTCGTCGCCGGCGTCAACGCTGTCCAGGCGGGCGGGCGCGATCCCGCGGGCAACCCGGGCGCGGCGATGTTCGCCGGCGAAACCGCGGCATCGGTGACGATGGTGCTGGCCGACCCCAAGGGCATCGCCGCCGCGGGCGTCGGCGCCGGCCCGCGCGACAATGGCAACCTCAAGGCATTGGCCGATCTGCGCACCAGCGGCGGCTTTGAAACCACGCTCACCGACATGGTCGTTGGCAACGGCGCGGCGATCAGCGGGCGGCGATCGGTGGCGCAGGCGCAGAGCGCGATCCAATCGTCGGCGGTTGCATCGCGCGATTCGATCTCGGGGGTCAATCTCGACGAGGAAGCCGTAAACCTGATGCGCTTCCAGCAGGCCTATCAGGCGTCGAGCCGGGTGATCCAGGTCGCGCGCGAAACGATCCAGTCGATCCTCGATATCAGGTGA
- a CDS encoding flagellar motor protein MotB → MAARAPHGTNQPPKIIVKKIYIEGHGGHHGGAWKVAYADFVTAMMAFFLLMWLLGATTEAQRKALADYFAPTLIELKQKSAGSYGPFGGASLTDVDNYPNRAGQTGTRALTVPAGAEGGAQVGTGEKGTLKDQAALNAQDRRNFSKLRQQLEQRMKANGSITKLGKHVRFVETSEGLRIDLVDNADYSMFDLGTTALVGEADQLIGEIAASIGTMENAIMIRGHTDSLGYGNPLDMNNWMLSSGRAEATRRRLAAGGLPDARFERIEGVADREPMVAKDPTDPRNRRVAITLLYRKGEAGGRGAMTRLASR, encoded by the coding sequence ATGGCCGCGCGCGCACCCCATGGCACCAACCAGCCGCCCAAGATCATCGTCAAGAAAATCTATATCGAGGGCCATGGCGGCCATCATGGCGGCGCGTGGAAGGTCGCCTATGCCGATTTCGTGACCGCGATGATGGCGTTCTTCCTGCTGATGTGGCTGCTCGGTGCGACCACCGAAGCGCAGCGCAAGGCGCTCGCCGATTATTTCGCGCCGACGCTGATCGAGCTGAAGCAGAAAAGCGCCGGGTCCTATGGCCCGTTCGGCGGCGCATCGCTCACCGATGTCGATAATTACCCCAATCGCGCGGGCCAGACCGGCACGCGCGCGCTCACCGTGCCCGCGGGCGCCGAGGGCGGCGCGCAGGTGGGGACCGGCGAAAAGGGCACGCTCAAGGATCAGGCGGCGCTCAACGCGCAGGATCGCCGCAACTTCTCGAAGCTGCGCCAGCAGCTCGAACAGCGGATGAAGGCCAATGGCAGTATCACCAAGCTGGGCAAGCATGTCCGCTTCGTCGAGACCAGCGAAGGGCTGCGGATCGATCTGGTCGACAATGCCGATTATTCGATGTTCGACCTCGGCACGACCGCCCTGGTGGGCGAGGCCGACCAGCTGATCGGCGAGATCGCCGCGTCGATCGGTACGATGGAAAACGCGATCATGATCCGCGGCCACACCGATTCGCTGGGCTATGGCAACCCACTCGACATGAACAACTGGATGCTCTCGAGCGGGCGCGCCGAGGCGACGCGGCGGCGGCTGGCCGCGGGCGGGCTGCCCGATGCGCGCTTCGAACGGATCGAGGGCGTCGCCGATCGTGAACCGATGGTCGCGAAGGACCCGACCGACCCGCGCAACCGCCGGGTGGCGATCACGCTGCTCTATCGCAAGGGCGAAGCCGGCGGCCGAGGCGCGATGACAAGACTGGCGAGTCGTTGA